The genomic interval GCGCTGCCGCGGATGATCAATCCCCGTACCGGCCGGTTGCACACTTCGTTCAACCAGACCGTGGCGGCGACGGGCCGGCTCTCTTCCAGCGAACCCAATCTGCAGAACATTCCGGTGCGCACCGAAGTCGGTCGGCGCATTCGTCGGGCGTTTATCACAGCGGATCATAATCACGTGCTCCTGGATGCGGATTACTCGCAGATCGAGCTGCGCATCATGGCGCATCTTTCCGGCGATGAAACTCTGCGCCGTTCTTTTATGCAGGGCGAAGATGTGCACACGCGCACCGCTTCGCTCATCTTCAAGGTTGAGCCGGAATCCGTGACCGCGGATATGCGCCGCAAGGCCAAGGAGGTCAATTTCGGCATCATGTACGGCATGGGTGTGTACGGACTGGCGCAGCGGCTCGCCATTCCGAATGCAGAGGCGGAAAATTTCATTCAGGCCTATTTTCTTCATTACCCGCGCGTGCAGGAGTACATGACCGAAACGGTTCACAAGGCGCGCGTCGACGGCTATGTGACCACGCTGTTGAACCGGCGCCGGTACCTGCCCGAGATTCATCATGAAAACCGGCGCATGCGCGAATTCGCAGAACGCACGGCCATCAACACACCGATTCAGGGCAGCGCGGCGGATCTGATCAAGGTGGCGATGATCCGCATCGACCGGTTGCTGCAGAAAAAGTATCGCGCGCGGATGATTCTCCAGGTGCATGACGAATTGATTTTTGAGGTGCCGCGCGATGAACTGCCGGAGGTCCAGGAGCTAGTCCGCCGTGAAATGGAACATGCGATGACGCTGGAAACGCCGATCAAAGTGGAACTGGGCGTCGGCGACAACTGGCTGGAGGCGCATTAAAGGACGTTATGGAACCTGAGGAGCAAGCATCCCTTGAAAGCCGGATTCGCAGCCTGGAGGCGCGCATCACCCGTCTTTCCAGTCTGATGGAGGTCAGCGCTCTCATCAACTCCACGCTGGATCTGGAGGAGGTGCTGGGCCATGTGATGGAGAAGGCGCAGAGCGTCATGCACGCGGAAGCCAGCTCGGTGATGCTGATCAATCCAGAGACCGATCGTCTCGAGTGCAAACTGGCGCTGGGGGAGGTGGGCGATCAGGTGGCGCAGGTGCTGCATCTGGAGAAAGGACAGGGTGTGGCCGGTTGGGTGTGGGCCCAGGATCAGCCGTTGCTGGTGCCGGATGTCGCCCGAGACCCCCGGTTTTTTCGTCAGATCGACCAGCAATCAGGATTTCGCACCCGCTCCATTCTGGCTGCTCCCTTGCGCGTCAAGGACCGGATCATCGGCGTTGCAGAAGTGATCAACCGTACCGATGGGGAACAATTCGACGATCTTGACCAAGAGCTATTCATCGCTTTTTGCCGTCATGTGGCCCTGGCTATTGAGAATGCCCGCATGCACCAGATGGCTCTGCAACAGAGCCGAATGCAGCAACAGCTTGATTCTGCTAAAATTATTCAGCAGAGCTTCATGCCGCAGGTTCTGCCGGGCGGCCCTGAGGTTAATTTTGAGCTTGCGGCACGAAACTTGCAGGCTACTGCTGTCGGGGGAGATTTTTATGATGCAATGGAGCTGGACGGCGGCAGGGTGGGGCTGTTGATCGGAGATGTATCCGGCAAAGGTGTTCCTGCAGCGCTCTATATGGCCCGGTTGATGAGCGATGTGCGGTTTTTGGCGCAGAGGAGCCAGGACCCCGGCGATCTGCTGTGCGATCTTAATGAGGGTCTGTGTGAGCGCAGTCGCAACGGTCTGTTCGTCACTATGCAGGTTCTGATCATCGATGTAGAACACGGTACGGCCTCTCTGGCCAATGCCGGGCATCTACCGGTTCTGCACTGCTCGCCGTCTCGTGGACAGAAACGCTGGCTGAACAATTCGCTGGGTATTCCGCTGGGCATTCTGAAAGGACAACCGTACGACACGTTGCAGCTGCAGCTCGCCCCGGGCGATTTTCTGTTGTTGTGTACGGACGGCATTGTGGAAGCCCGGAACGCGGCAGGCCGATCCTTCGGCATGCCGGATATCGACGAGACGACTGCAAGCAGGGGAGGGGCAACCGCCCTGCTGGAAACGATAATCAATCAGGTCATGGAACACGTTCAGCATGTTTCTCAACACGATGATATCACGGCTCTGGTCTTTCATTGGAAAGGTTCTGGGCAGGAAAAACGTGCAGCCAAAGACGATTGAACTCCATTTGACCAGCAACCCGGAGATGTTACGCGTGCTGCGCGCCGCGGTGCAGCAGATGTGCGGCCTGGCCGGTTTTGCCAAAGTGGACTGCAGCAAAATCACCCTGGCGGTGGATGAAGCATGCACCAACGTGATCAAGCATGCGTATAAAAACCGCGCCGGACAGCCGATCATCGTTCTGCTCAAAATCGGCGAAACCCATTTGGAGGTGACCGTGCAGGATTATGGCGAACCGGCAAACATCGAATCGATCAAACCGCGGCCGTTGGAGGAGATCCGTCCGGGCGGCCTGGGGGTCTACATCATCCGCAGTGTTATGGATGAGGTCACCTACAATCCTTTGCCGGACATCGGCAATCGTTTGGTGATGACCAAGGTTTTACCGAGGGAGAAGAAGGCGTGAACTTGGATGTCAAGATCACGGAAAAGGATGACGTCACGTTTGTTCATATCGGTGGAGAAATCGATTTGTATTCTTCACCGCAGGTGCGCACCCTGTTGATGAAACAGACCGAGCAGCGCAAGCCGCTCCTCATCGTCCATTTATCCGACGTGACCTATATCGACAGCTCCGGAGTGGCGACATTCATCGAAACCCTGCAGCAGATCAACCGCTACGGAGGACGGATGGTGCTGGTGGGGATGGGGGATGAGGTGCGTGAAGTGTTTCACTTGACTCGATTGGACAAAGTGTTCGAAATCCATCATCAGTTGAACGCGGCTGATCTGCAGGTCGGCGCTTGAGGCCGTGGGCCGAGATAGCGGGGGCGGTGGGGCGCAGGACTTTCACCTTGGTCGGCGGGCTGGGCCGCATGGGACAATTCACTCGGACGACGCTGCGCGGCATGCTGGTCGATCCGTGGCGGGGCCGTGCCATCCGCTGGGGTGCTGCCTTTGAGCAGATGGTCCGGATCGGCGTCGCCTCATTGCCCATCGTCGTCACCATCTCTTTCATCGTCGGGCTGATCATCGCCATGCAGTCCGCCTACCAGTTGCAGCGATTCGGAGCCGTGATCTTTGTGGCGGATCTGGTGGGCGTATCAGTGACCCGAGAATTGGCGCCGCTGATGACCGCGATCCTCGTCACCGGCCGCAGCGGTTCCGCCATCGCGGCGGAGATCGGTTCCATGAAAGTGGCGGAGGAGCTGGATGCGCTGAACGCCATGGCGCTGCACCCGATCAGATTCCTCGTGGTGCCGCGGACGCTGGCCATGATGATCGTTCTGCCTTGTTTAACGGTGATCGCCGATCTGCTTGGCATTCTCGGCGGCATGGTGCTCGGCGTCACCATGCTCGATATCTCCTGGATCGCCTATTTTAATG from bacterium carries:
- a CDS encoding SpoIIE family protein phosphatase, with the protein product MEPEEQASLESRIRSLEARITRLSSLMEVSALINSTLDLEEVLGHVMEKAQSVMHAEASSVMLINPETDRLECKLALGEVGDQVAQVLHLEKGQGVAGWVWAQDQPLLVPDVARDPRFFRQIDQQSGFRTRSILAAPLRVKDRIIGVAEVINRTDGEQFDDLDQELFIAFCRHVALAIENARMHQMALQQSRMQQQLDSAKIIQQSFMPQVLPGGPEVNFELAARNLQATAVGGDFYDAMELDGGRVGLLIGDVSGKGVPAALYMARLMSDVRFLAQRSQDPGDLLCDLNEGLCERSRNGLFVTMQVLIIDVEHGTASLANAGHLPVLHCSPSRGQKRWLNNSLGIPLGILKGQPYDTLQLQLAPGDFLLLCTDGIVEARNAAGRSFGMPDIDETTASRGGATALLETIINQVMEHVQHVSQHDDITALVFHWKGSGQEKRAAKDD
- a CDS encoding ATP-binding protein, translating into MQPKTIELHLTSNPEMLRVLRAAVQQMCGLAGFAKVDCSKITLAVDEACTNVIKHAYKNRAGQPIIVLLKIGETHLEVTVQDYGEPANIESIKPRPLEEIRPGGLGVYIIRSVMDEVTYNPLPDIGNRLVMTKVLPREKKA
- a CDS encoding STAS domain-containing protein, whose amino-acid sequence is MNLDVKITEKDDVTFVHIGGEIDLYSSPQVRTLLMKQTEQRKPLLIVHLSDVTYIDSSGVATFIETLQQINRYGGRMVLVGMGDEVREVFHLTRLDKVFEIHHQLNAADLQVGA
- a CDS encoding ABC transporter permease, translated to MGRRTFTLVGGLGRMGQFTRTTLRGMLVDPWRGRAIRWGAAFEQMVRIGVASLPIVVTISFIVGLIIAMQSAYQLQRFGAVIFVADLVGVSVTRELAPLMTAILVTGRSGSAIAAEIGSMKVAEELDALNAMALHPIRFLVVPRTLAMMIVLPCLTVIADLLGILGGMVLGVTMLDISWIAYFNETAEALTLKDFLSGLIKSFFFAIIIALVGAFEGFHVAGGAEGVGKATTTAVVRSIFLIILADMVFTALFYSTF